The following proteins come from a genomic window of Nostoc sp. TCL26-01:
- a CDS encoding Ycf51 family protein, with the protein MLTTAEFFKYTQWSGIATLVFAALAILAFLFKWGIRFRLVGTTGFMLVLTGGLFALSIVPLSRTVIPGAVKYTLVYDDGANQAVIATSPQISPTQVEATLRQAASNLYSFGRSGRGGDDKLTVRARTLIHPQPGLSIPVYLGEVRRSLANRQDNQLVVEIYPEKFAQLPKSSA; encoded by the coding sequence ATGCTCACAACGGCTGAATTTTTCAAATATACTCAATGGTCTGGTATTGCAACTTTAGTGTTTGCTGCTTTGGCAATACTAGCATTTCTGTTCAAATGGGGCATTCGCTTTCGGCTAGTGGGTACAACTGGCTTTATGTTGGTGCTGACTGGTGGTTTATTTGCCCTATCAATAGTTCCTTTGAGTCGCACTGTCATTCCGGGGGCTGTGAAGTATACTCTAGTTTACGATGATGGTGCTAACCAAGCCGTCATTGCCACATCACCGCAAATTTCCCCAACACAAGTGGAAGCAACGCTACGCCAAGCGGCTAGTAATCTCTATTCTTTCGGGCGTTCGGGGAGAGGGGGAGACGATAAGTTAACTGTTCGGGCGCGGACTTTGATACATCCACAACCAGGGCTATCCATACCAGTTTACCTGGGAGAGGTGAGGCGATCGCTAGCCAATCGTCAAGATAACCAGTTAGTCGTGGAAATCTATCCCGAAAAGTTTGCTCAATTGCCAAAATCTTCAGCTTAA
- a CDS encoding DUF2283 domain-containing protein, translating into MKITYDPEVDVLRIIFSNVQIEESDEEKPGIILDYDGDGNIIGLEIIDASKRVDNPCSVEYSVS; encoded by the coding sequence ATGAAGATTACTTATGACCCAGAAGTTGATGTTTTAAGAATTATTTTTAGTAATGTGCAAATTGAAGAAAGTGATGAAGAAAAACCAGGAATAATTTTAGACTATGACGGAGATGGAAATATTATAGGACTAGAAATAATAGATGCCTCTAAACGTGTAGACAATCCTTGTTCAGTTGAATATTCAGTTAGTTGA